A region of Chloracidobacterium sp. DNA encodes the following proteins:
- a CDS encoding DJ-1/PfpI family protein, whose protein sequence is MNRREFGKLTAAAAIASLIGFEKAGGQTTDKDMEKLHQEYMGKYADLMGGDKVTIGLVAYPGMFLQDLVGPLTVFEALMNRDIHIIWKEKIPVSTGSLIKITPTTTFAETPKNLDVLFLPGGVPGTTDLMKDKETLDFINEKAKTAKYITSVCTGSLILGAAGLLKGYKATSHWATLDVLKEFGAIPTEARIVEDRKIITGGGVTAGIDFGLSIAAKLRNRTYAEAIQLYLEYNPQPPFNAGSPRTASKEVNTFIGGMLGPMADQARKIAKEITSTK, encoded by the coding sequence ATGAATAGAAGAGAATTTGGAAAACTAACGGCTGCGGCGGCGATAGCTTCGCTGATCGGCTTTGAGAAAGCAGGAGGCCAGACCACTGATAAGGATATGGAAAAGCTTCATCAGGAGTATATGGGGAAATATGCCGATCTAATGGGCGGCGACAAAGTGACGATCGGCCTCGTCGCATATCCGGGAATGTTTCTGCAGGATCTTGTCGGCCCGTTGACCGTCTTTGAAGCGTTGATGAATCGCGATATTCACATCATCTGGAAAGAGAAAATTCCGGTCTCGACCGGCAGCCTGATCAAGATCACGCCGACGACGACATTCGCCGAAACGCCAAAGAATCTCGACGTGCTTTTTCTTCCCGGCGGCGTTCCCGGAACGACCGATCTGATGAAGGACAAGGAAACTCTCGACTTTATCAACGAAAAGGCTAAGACCGCCAAGTACATCACGAGCGTATGCACCGGATCGCTTATCCTCGGTGCGGCAGGGCTTTTGAAAGGCTACAAGGCTACTTCGCACTGGGCGACGCTAGATGTCCTGAAGGAATTTGGAGCGATCCCGACCGAAGCAAGGATCGTCGAAGACCGCAAGATCATCACAGGCGGCGGCGTGACGGCCGGAATTGATTTCGGACTATCGATCGCGGCAAAGCTCCGCAACCGGACGTATGCCGAGGCGATACAGTTATATCTCGAATACAATCCGCAGCCACCGTTCAATGCAGGATCGCCGAGAACGGCAAGCAAAGAAGTGAACACGTTCATCGGCGGAATGCTTGGCCCGATGGCAGATCAGGCTCGAAAGATCGCGAAGGAGATCACTAGCACGAAATAG
- a CDS encoding DJ-1/PfpI family protein — protein MRFFGTMILLLVFSVCLLAQQRIPQLVLSGNDPVALVQGKKIRGKGSVSVVRGRFKYVFANHANKKKFETTPEIFEVQNNGECTFMPGVPGDPDLWEVYKGRNYLFGTSMCKERFQLSPETILHPENREKIKVRNVAIVIFDGVELLDWAGPAEVFSAAQTVDGQDGFNVYTVAEKAEPIISQGFVKVIPQYTIANAPKPEIIVFPGGDIRSFQNSKPAMAWAKAVSGEADITMSVCTGAFLLSDLKLLDNKRINTHWASIRQLRRQVPTATVMENIRFVDNGQIVTTAGISAGIDGALHIVERLLGTPAARLTAKAMEYNWQPSMTSGGNRK, from the coding sequence ATGAGATTCTTTGGCACCATGATCCTCTTGCTGGTTTTTTCGGTTTGTTTGCTGGCTCAGCAGCGGATTCCGCAACTCGTGCTGTCGGGTAACGACCCCGTCGCTCTTGTTCAAGGAAAGAAAATTCGCGGCAAAGGATCAGTATCTGTTGTTCGCGGCAGGTTCAAGTACGTTTTCGCCAACCATGCGAACAAGAAGAAATTTGAGACTACGCCTGAGATCTTTGAAGTGCAGAACAACGGCGAATGCACATTTATGCCGGGGGTTCCGGGCGACCCTGACCTTTGGGAAGTTTACAAAGGACGGAATTATCTGTTTGGTACATCGATGTGCAAAGAGCGTTTTCAGCTTTCGCCTGAGACGATCCTCCATCCGGAAAATCGTGAGAAGATAAAGGTCAGGAATGTGGCTATCGTTATTTTTGATGGTGTCGAGCTTCTCGACTGGGCAGGCCCGGCCGAGGTGTTTTCGGCCGCTCAGACGGTTGACGGCCAGGACGGATTTAATGTTTACACGGTTGCTGAGAAAGCCGAGCCGATCATAAGCCAGGGTTTTGTAAAAGTAATTCCACAATATACGATCGCAAACGCCCCGAAACCGGAAATTATCGTCTTCCCCGGCGGCGACATCAGGAGCTTTCAAAACAGCAAGCCCGCGATGGCCTGGGCAAAAGCTGTGTCGGGCGAAGCGGATATTACAATGTCCGTTTGCACCGGTGCGTTTTTGCTTTCCGACCTAAAGCTGCTCGATAACAAAAGGATCAATACACACTGGGCGTCGATCCGACAGTTGAGAAGGCAGGTGCCGACGGCAACAGTTATGGAGAATATACGTTTTGTCGATAATGGACAGATCGTAACGACGGCCGGAATTTCGGCTGGAATTGATGGGGCATTGCACATTGTTGAAAGATTGCTTGGAACACCGGCCGCAAGGTTGACTGCCAAAGCTATGGAATACAACTGGCAACCAAGCATGACATCAGGAGGAAATAGAAAATGA
- a CDS encoding metallo-mystery pair system four-Cys motif protein has product MKKIITAFVFAICGVLVINAQIQPISINFQGVVGNKAFSCNETYDGIGTTRSTMTVTDFRFFVENVRLVDKRGKETPLKLTNEGKFQTESVALIDFENGEGPCKNGTPDLNATIRGEVPKGKYVGVKFQIGVPEEMNHLDPTLQPSPLNITRMLWSWQMGYKFARIDTKTTGKPNGYVLHLGSTECATDAASNTTKCKFANRPEFSFAKFDLAKDVVTVDLKALFAGANVDINQEKTAAGCMSFEGDSDCKAVFKNLGLAFDGITPVKQTFIRSERISRPTDRNSVNPTTHVSAK; this is encoded by the coding sequence ATGAAGAAAATAATTACAGCTTTTGTCTTTGCGATTTGCGGCGTTCTTGTTATCAACGCCCAGATACAACCGATCAGCATTAATTTCCAAGGCGTAGTTGGCAACAAGGCGTTTTCTTGCAACGAAACCTACGATGGCATTGGCACGACGAGATCAACTATGACCGTTACTGACTTTCGATTTTTTGTTGAGAATGTACGTCTTGTAGACAAAAGAGGTAAGGAAACACCTTTGAAGCTGACGAATGAAGGAAAGTTCCAGACCGAAAGTGTTGCACTAATAGATTTTGAAAATGGCGAAGGGCCTTGTAAGAACGGAACGCCGGATTTAAATGCGACGATTCGCGGCGAAGTACCGAAAGGGAAATATGTCGGCGTTAAGTTCCAAATTGGTGTACCGGAGGAAATGAATCATCTTGACCCGACGCTTCAACCATCTCCGCTGAATATAACGCGGATGCTTTGGTCGTGGCAGATGGGTTATAAATTTGCCCGCATCGACACAAAAACGACCGGCAAACCGAATGGATACGTACTGCATCTCGGCAGTACCGAATGTGCGACGGACGCTGCAAGTAATACGACGAAGTGTAAGTTTGCGAATCGGCCGGAATTTAGCTTCGCAAAATTTGATCTTGCAAAGGATGTCGTGACCGTCGATCTGAAGGCACTATTTGCCGGAGCAAATGTTGACATCAATCAGGAGAAAACCGCCGCCGGTTGTATGTCTTTTGAAGGCGACTCCGACTGCAAAGCTGTCTTTAAAAATCTCGGTTTGGCGTTTGATGGCATTACGCCGGTAAAACAGACCTTTATTCGTTCTGAAAGAATATCCAGGCCGACAGATCGAAACTCCGTAAATCCAACTACCCATGTAAGTGCCAAATGA